A DNA window from Macadamia integrifolia cultivar HAES 741 chromosome 4, SCU_Mint_v3, whole genome shotgun sequence contains the following coding sequences:
- the LOC122075168 gene encoding uncharacterized protein LOC122075168, with translation MEEVGEFQDWELLSLVQSPVSIDNSRDLVEMEDDSEGFIRPDYFSIDSEKRFDKRVSERDLCEEGSVDSDNPSWVDPSLEPRIGDDAKREVGLEGIALGRKNLGEFWSDSSSERSVSQKSDLGCGDDARDEVAFEEYGESKGIEPKSMDCGEFWSDSGGDGSSPVKVENSEGDSGLVSFDYEQEIKAEGLNDSDSGVTREVAVERGEVTEGMGAVSRDVVKGGEEGKKKIVWWKVPFELLKFCVFRVTPVWSLSIAAAMMGVVILGRRLYKMKRKTQAIPLKITVDDKKVSQFMVRAARLNEAFSVVRRVPIVRPSLPAAGMTPWPVMSLR, from the exons ATGGAAGAAGTTGGGGAGTTTCAAGACTGGGAGTTGCTGAGTCTCGTCCAATCGCCCGTTTCCATTGATAATTCAAGAGATTTGGTGGAAATGGAAGACGACTCTGAAGGCTTTATTAGGCCTGATTACTTTTCTATCGATTCAGAGAAGAGATTCGATAAAAGGGTCTCTGAACGTGACCTTTGCGAAGAGGGTTCTGTCGATTCTGATAATCCCAGTTGGGTTGATCCGAGTTTGGAACCCAGGATTGGAGATGATGCCAAAAGAGAAGTGGGTTTGGAAGGAATCGCTCTTGGGCGTAAGAATTTGGGAGAATTTTGGTCTGACTCGAGCAGTGAACGATCGGTTTCCCAGAAAAGCGATTTGGGTTGTGGAGATGATGCAAGAGATGAAGTGGCTTTTGAAGAATATGGGGAAAGTAAAGGAATTGAACCTAAAAGTATGGATTGTGGCGAGTTTTGGTCTGATTCTGGCGGAGATGGATCTTCCCCTGTTAAGGTTGAGAACTCTGAGGGAGACTCTGGCTTGGTCTCTTTCGATTACGAGCAAGAAATTAAAGCAGAGGGATTAAATGACTCGGATTCAGGTGTTACGAGGGAGGTTGCAGTAGAGAGAGGTGAAGTTACCGAAGGGATGGGAGCAGTATCTCGCGATGTGgtgaaaggaggagaagaagggaagaagaagattgtatGGTGGAAGGTTCCTTTTGAGCTTCTGAAATTCTGTGTTTTCAGGGTTACCCCTGTTTGGTCTTTGTCCATCGCTGCCGCTATGATGGGTGTTGTTATTCTAGGCAGGAGATTGtacaaaatgaagagaaagactCAGGCCATTCCTCTTAAGATCACTGTGGATGATAAG AAGGTATCTCAGTTCATGGTCCGTGCTGCTCGTCTTAATGAAGCGTTCTCAGTTGTTCGTCGTGTTCCGATCGTACGACCTTCACTGCCAGCTGCTGGGATGACTCCTTGGCCCGTCATGAGTTTGAGATGA